A single genomic interval of Malania oleifera isolate guangnan ecotype guangnan chromosome 11, ASM2987363v1, whole genome shotgun sequence harbors:
- the LOC131143453 gene encoding uncharacterized protein LOC131143453 codes for MAESDTVRGKKRRPIVRIGIFLIAHSLLVSAVCCTAGVLALLLLPVLAKTTYVSENALMPGSVNTMLSTDDIMGANRLMKELTSSNLRSANSSLEISRLIAQHMENLGAEVSYHKFYPQLHQFHPLHFFSGPDSGIIQENCSCSSRGVSAVGIMRAPRGDGKEAIVLVTPYNSSKINPGEALSLGIAYSVFSLLARVTWLAKDIIWLAADSQFGEHAPVAAWLRDYHGPLFSGLRKINVELCDESNALYELQEKQITNVFRRAGTMAAALVIKVANRDGQGQDTLRIYAEASNGQMPNLDLINVVNYLAVHRQGLRVKVEKLWSLIDSKWVEIVGEVFEFLGKVVRRLNPQWEFGIPVADYVEGSATLASSLYFQALGIPTGPHGAFRDYQVDAITLEVSPKAALINKARRNEFLLRGGGLIERVIRSVNNLLEKFHQSFFLYLLTSPSKFVSVGVYMIAFALLIAPLPMVAASLYAASKKDDTAPHTASADGDLGIAVKSWKWLFAAKQVLIVHLWGTIVSFFPFFICQIPNCTPTTSIITWVLLSMFSLLILYFIFGSPFSQNSVFESQNKEWTLLKSVTISVAFIGLCLMSIINFATAELGAMLLVPMCLIAHPLKLEIESGNLRSFIRAASNLILGVIGFPPAAFFVLKGIIEGFSNVNVGDFWTRVESLWAWNSATYLYMGMIHLPCWALCIHILFHPH; via the exons ATGGCTGAGAGCGATACCGTCAGAGGCAAAAAACGTCGGCCAATCGTACGCATAGGGATCTTCCTCATTGCTCACAGCCTCCTCGTTAG TGCCGTTTGCTGTACTGCCGGGGTTCTGGCTCTCTTGCTGCTTCCTGTTCTTGCCAAGACCACTTACGTTTCTGAAAATGCGCTCATGCCAG GTTCTGTGAATACTATGCTTTCTACTGATGACATTATGGGGGCAAATAGACTGATGAAGGAATTAACAAGTTCTAACTTGAGATCTGCAAATTCAAGCCT AGAAATTTCAAGATTGATAGCACAGCATATGGAAAATTTGGGTGCTGAAGTTAGTTATCACAAGTTTTACCCTCAATTACATCAGTTTCATCCACTGCATTTCTTTTCTGGCCCTGATTCTGGGATCATCCAAGAAAATTGTAGTTGTTCATCTCGTGGTGTCAGTGCAGTTGGGATAATGAGAGCTCCCCGTGGTGATGGGAAGGAAGCTATAGTCCTGGTGACACCTTATAATTCTTCAAAGATTAATCCAGGTGAAGCTTTATCACTGGGAATTGCATATTCCGTATTCTCGCTACTTGCCCGAGTTACTTGGCTGGCCAAAGATATTATATGGCTTGCTGCAGATTCACAGTTTGGAGAGCATGCCCCTGTTGCTGCTTGGCTAAGAGATTATCATGGACCTCTATTTAGTGGTTTGAGGAAAATAAATGTTGAATTATGTGATGAAAGCAATGCTTTATATGAGCTGCAAGAGAAACAAATTACAAACGTTTTTAGACGTGCTGGTACTATGGCTGCTGCCCTTGTCATTAAGGTTGCGAATAGAGATGGACAAGGTCAGGACACCCTTAGAATATATGCTGAGGCATCTAATGGACAGATGCCAAACCTAGATCTCATCAATGTCGTGAACTATTTAGCCGTGCATAGGCAAGGTTTACGTGTTAAAGTGGAGAAATTATGGTCCTTGATCGACTCGAAATGGGTTGAGATTGTTGGTGAAGTATTTGAATTTCTAGGAAAAGTGGTTAGAAGATTAAATCCCCAATGGGAGTTTGGCATCCCTGTTGCAGATTATGTTGAAGGCTCTGCTACACTGGCAAGTTCGTTGTATTTCCAG GCATTGGGTATTCCCACTGGTCCCCATGGTGCATTTCGTGATTACCAAGTTGATGCAATCACTTTGGAAGTTTCACCAAAAGCTGCTCTGATTAACAAAGCCAGGCGAAATGAGTTTCTTCTGCGAGGTGGCGG GTTGATCGAAAGAGTCATTCGGTCAGTAAATAACCTCCTCGAGAAGTTTCATCAGTCTTTTTTCTTATACCTTTTAACATCTCCTAGTAAATTTGTGTCGGTAGGAGTTTACATGATTGCTTTTGCACTTCTTATCGCACCCCTTCCGATGGTTGCAGCTTCTCTTTATGCTGCTTCTAAAAAAGATGACACCGCTCCTCACACAGCCTCTGCTGATGGTGACCTTGGCATTGCTGTTAAGTCATGGAAATGGCTTTTTGCTGCAAAACAAGTGTTAATTGTGCACTTATGGGGTACCATTGTTTCATTCTTTCCGTTTTTCATCTGTCAAATTCCCAATTGCACCCCCACAACTAGCATCATAACATGGGTTTTGCTTTCGATGTTCAGCCTCCTCATCTTGTACTTTATTTTTGGCTCCCCATTTTCACAAAACAGTGTGTTCGAGTCTCAAAATAAAGAATGGACTTTACTGAAATCTGTGACAATATCTGTTGCCTTCATTGGTTTGTGTCTCATGTCAATCATCAACTTCGCCACAGCAGAACTTGGGGCTATGCTGCTGGTGCCAATGTGCTTGATTGCTCACCCCTTAAAGCTTGAAATTGAATCTGGGAACTTGAGATCTTTTATCCGGGCTGCTAGTAATCTAATATTGGGAGTCATCGGATTTCCACCAGCAGCgttttttgttttaaaaggcATAATTGAAGGTTTCAGCAATGTGAATGTTGGTGATTTCTGGACTCGGGTTGAATCCCTTTGGGCATGGAATAGTGCCACTTACCTTTATATGGGCATGATTCATCTGCCTTGCTGGGCTTTATGCATTCATATTTTATTCCATCCGCACTGA